A genomic segment from Glycine max cultivar Williams 82 chromosome 1, Glycine_max_v4.0, whole genome shotgun sequence encodes:
- the LOC102662503 gene encoding probable polyol transporter 6, whose protein sequence is MSLEDKNAGGQQFMENGDNHKGLNKYACASVLAANIVSAIFGYVVGVMTGALIFIKEDLQISDLQVQLLAGTLHLCALPGSMVAGRASDYIGRRYTIILASITFLLGTTLMGYGPSYLILMIGNCIVGIGVGFALVVAPVYSAEISPPSYRGFFTSLPELSSNIGVLLAFMSNYFLENLSLRLGWRMMMVLPSIPSFGLVILMLKLVESPRWLVMQGRVGEARKVLLLVSNTKEEAEQRLRDIKGIVGIDENCTLDIVQVPKNTRSGAGALKEMFCNPSPPVRRILIAAIGLHFFMRIDGYGGFLLYIPRVFERTGITDKSTLMLATVGMGITKVVFAFVSMFLSDRVGRRILLLISAGGMVVTLLGLGICLTIVEHSKEKLVWATTLTVIFTYIFMGIACTGVGPVTWVYSSEILPLRFRAQGLGVCVVVNRLTNVVVVSSFISIYKTITMGGIFFVFTGINALALLFYSSLPETKGRSLEDMEIIFGRSSK, encoded by the coding sequence TTGTGGGGGTGATGACCGGAGCACTCATATTCATAAAGGAAGATCTTCAAATCAGTGACCTACAAGTACAACTCCTCGCAGGCACATTACATTTGTGCGCCCTACCAGGAAGCATGGTTGCAGGAAGAGCATCTGATTATATAGGTCGACGCTACACCATCATTCTAGCATCCATCACCTTCTTATTGGGCACAACTCTAATGGGGTATGGTCCATCGTATCTAATCTTAATGATTGGAAACTGCATTGTTGGAATTGGTGTGGGTTTTGCCCTAGTAGTTGCACCAGTTTACAGCGCAGAGATTTCACCTCCTTCTTACAGAGGCTTTTTTACCTCTCTCCCAGAACTCTCCTCGAACATAGGAGTCCTCCTTGCCTTTATGTCAAACTatttccttgaaaatttgtcactGAGACTTGGGTGGAGGATGATGATGGTGCTTCCTTCAATTCCTTCATTTGGTCTTGTCATTCTCATGTTGAAATTGGTGGAGTCTCCAAGGTGGTTAGTGATGCAAGGACGTGTAGGTGAGGCTAGGAAAGTGCTTTTACTAGTATCTAATACAAAGGAAGAAGCTGAACAACGGTTGAGGGACATAAAAGGTATTGTTGGCATTGATGAAAACTGCACCCTAGACATTGTTCAGGTTCCAAAGAATACTCGCAGTGGTGCAGGAGCTCTGAAGGAAATGTTCTGTAATCCTTCACCACCTGTGCGTAGGATACTGATTGCAGCGATTGGACTTCACTTTTTCATGCGGATTGATGGATATGGAggttttttgttatatattccaAGGGTGTTTGAGAGAACAGGAATCACTGACAAGAGCACGCTCATGCTAGCCACCGTTGGTATGGGAATTACCAAAGTTGTATTTGCATTCGTATCAATGTTCTTGTCGGATAGAGTTGGGAGGAGGATTCTCTTGCTGATTAGTGCAGGTGGTATGGTTGTGACCCTTTTAGGGCTAGGTATTTGTTTAACCATAGTGGAGCACTCCAAAGAAAAATTAGTTTGGGCAACAACCTTAACCGTTATTTTTACCTACATATTTATGGGCATTGCGTGCACCGGAGTAGGACCAGTGACATGGGTTTATAGCTCCGAAATACTTCCCCTTAGGTTCAGAGCTCAAGGCCTTGGTGTCTGTGTGGTTGTGAACAGACTCACAAATGTGGTAGTGGTTTCAAGTTTCATTTCGATTTATAAAACCATAACAATGGGTGGAATTTTCTTTGTGTTTACCGGTATCAATGCTTTGGCTTTGTTGTTCTACTCATCTTTGCCTGAAACCAAAGGAAGATCATTAGAAGATATGGAGATTATCTTTGGAAGAAGTTCAAAGTAA